GCGCGGCGAGCGCGCCCGCGAGCCGGTCGCGCGCGGCCCGGCACTCGCCGCACGCGGCGAGGTGCGCCTCGACCGCCGCGCGCTCCGCCGGCGCGAGGGCGCCGTCGAGGTAGGCGGTGAGCTCGTCCAGGGCGTGCTTCACGGCGCGACCTCCTCGGCCGAGGTGTAGGGCGCCAGCGCCGCGGCGGCGGCCACCGTGGCGCGGTGCACCAGGGACTTCACGGCCGGGACGGTGGTCTCGAGCACCGCCGCGACCTCCTCGTACGGCATCCCTTCGAGCCGCCCCAGCACGAAGGCGGCGCGCTGCTTCTCCGGCAGGCGGGCCAGGAGCAGGTCGACGGCGCGGCCCAGCGCCCGCCCGGCGGCGTCCTCCTCGGGGGTCGCGGCGACGCCCGGCAGCGCGTCGGGATCGACCGGCTCCAGCGCCCCCTCCCCGCCGTCCTGCACCGCGCGCCGCCCCGCGTACTCGCCCCGGCGGAGCTCGTTCAGGCAGTGGTTCGAGGCGATCCGGTAGAGGAACGTCTTGAAGCGCGCCGTCGGCTGGTAGCGCGCCGCGTTGCGGTGGACCTTGAGGAAGACGTCCTGCGCCAGCTCCTCGGCGCGGGCCTGGTCACGGACGAAGTGGTGGCAGAAGGAGACCATGGGGCGCGCGTACTTCTCGAAGAGGCTCCGGAAGGCCCGCTCGTCGCCGCCCTGGAACGCCACCATGAGCGCGGCGTCGGGGTCCGAGGCCATTCGGATCCTCTAACACGGCCGCGGCCCGCAGGTTGCGCCGAACCCCCCGCGCCGGCGCGGGGGCGCCAAAGACGCGCGCGCCCCCGGGGAGACCCCGGGGGCGCGCGGTGCCGCGGGAGCTCGGCTCGGCTACGGGTGGAGCGGGTAGGGGACGCCGTCGGAGTAAGAGGCCGGCCAGTCCTTGAAGTCGTTCGCCGCGTCGGCGAGGTCGGGGACTGCGCCGAAGAGGGGATCGCACGGCTGCGCGCCCGCCGCGGCCGACCAGCTCTTCACCGTCGTGCCGTCCGCCGCCTCCGCCTTCATGAGCCACAGGCCCTCGGCCTCGGTCTGCCCCTCGACCGCGCCCAGGTGGCAGGTGACGGCCACCACGCGGTCGACCGGCAGGGCGAGCTGACCGCCCGTCATGAGCGCGTCGGAGCGGCCGTGGACCGAGCCGTCGGACGCCTTGAACCAGCGCGTCACGAGCTGGGCGTCGGCGGCCACGAGGCTCGGGTTGGCGGGGCAGGCGAAGACCATCTGATCCTGGAGCTTGAGGCTGCCGCCGGTGCCCGGCTGGCGGAAGAAGACGTACGAGCCGCTGCGCGGGGCGGAGAGCGCCGCCATGAGCGTCGTCGAGTTGTCGAGCCAGGCGGGATCGAGCTCCCACTTCACGTCCTTCGCGACCACCGTCAGGGTGCGCGCGGTGGCTTCCGTGTCGAACTGCACGTCGAGGGTACCCTGCGCGACCTGCTCGGCCGGGAAGCCGGCGTGGAGCGCGGCGAAGTCGAGGTGGAAGGTGCCCTTGCCCTGGTGCGGGCCGGTGGTGCCGCTGCGGTCGATCTGGCCGGTCATGGCCACCGGCAAGGGGCTCGTCCCGGCGGCGCCGACGTCGAGCTCCCAGGTGTAGACGCTGCCCGAGACGAAGGTCACCGTGAACTTGCGGTCGATGCCGTTCGCGACCGTCTCCCAGGTGGCGGAGGTGTTGGTCTGGTTCACCTGGCCGGTGGCCAGCACCGCCTCGACGTGCCGCAGGACCTTGTAGATGTGCCGGTTCACCCGCTCCACCACCTCGCGCTGGCGCATGAAGAGGTGCGGGTGGCAGGTGCCGTCCTCGACGACCGGCGTGGTCGTCATGAGGGCGGTGGGGCTCGCCGTCGCGAGGGCCGTGCCGGTGGTGTCGCCCGAGACCTGGTCCAGGGAGAGCGCGGCGTAGGTCGGCGCGGCCGCGGTGAGCGCGGCCTGGCTGCCGCCGGTGGTCGGGTTGTCGTTGGCGCCGCCGCAAGCCAGGGCGGCGGCGAGCGGGGCGGCGAGGAGTGCGTGGCGCAGCTGCATGGTGACCTCCGGTCGGATGGTGTCGGTTCGGCAGCGAGCGCTTGTCGTGCTCGCTGCCACCCGTCGAACCCGGGAGGCCGGCGGAGGTTGCGGTGAACCGCTGGGGGCGGCTCCGGCCGCCGCCCCATCACGAGGCGGGACGCGGCTCCAGCGCCGCCCTCGCGTAGCTCCGGGTGGCCGCGCCGCAGTCGCGGAGGAGGTCCGCCAGCACCGCCTCGAGCGCCGCGCGCCGGGCCGGCGGCGCGCCCGGCGCGAGCGCCGCCTCCAGCGCCGCGGCGGTGCGGGCCGCCTTGCCGTTCGCCACCGCCGAGAGGCGCGCCCGCGGCGCGGCGTCGTCGTAGGGCCCGAGCGCCGCGTCGCGCGAGCGGTCGCGGAGGGCGGCCAGCAGCGGGTCGGCGCCGTCGCCGGCCGCGAGCGCGCGCCAGACCCCCTCGCCCTGCTCCGCCTCGAGCGCCAGGTGGAGGTCGCTCAGCCGCTCCAGCCGGCGCTGCCGGGGGCCGTGCACGCCCGCCGCGTCGAGCGCGCTCACCGCCGCGAGCTCCAGCGCGCTCGTCCCGGGCGAGACGGTCGCGTGGTAGGGCTGCGTCAGGTCCTGCGCGTAGTGGAGCCCGAAGCCCAGGAAGCGCCACCCCCAGTAGGCGTGGCCGCGCGCGAAGGCGAACCGCGCCAGCGACGCGAAGGCGTGGAGCCGCACCTCCGGGAAGGTGCGGGCCAGCGCGGGCGCGAGCAGGGTGAGGAGCCGCGCCTCGTGGAAGAAGCCCATGTGGAAGGGCGCCTGGGTGGCGAAGGGGAGGCGGGGATCGCCGAAGGGCGCCTTGCCGTAGCCGTAGCGCGCGCCGAAGGGCGTGCCGCTGTCCTCGAACAGGCCCACGTCGAGGCCGTGGTCGGGCTCGTCGCTGGCGCTCGCGACCACCTCCAGCGGGGGGACGGGCTCGCCCGCGCGGAGGGCGCGAAACACGAGGCGCCCGGGATGGGGCGGGGTGGGCAGGGTCCCGACGCTCGGCCAGGCGAGCTCCGGGCGGCCGCCTCCCGCCTGGCCGGGGAGCTCCTGCACGTGGGGGGTGAGCGGCAGGGCGGGGTTCACGCGCAGCGCCTCGAGGAAGCGCACCCGCGCCGTGGCCGGGTCGCCGCGCGGGTCGAAGCGGAGCGCCTCCGGGCGCGGCGGGTACCGCGGCACGTGGGCGCGCGCCCAGGCCTCCTCCGCCTCGAGCAGCGCCGCCAGCCCCTCGCCCTCGGCGGCCAGGAACGCCTCCACCGGCTCCGCGACCGTCGGTGCGGCCGCCGCGACGGCCGGCTCGCCGGAGAGGGCGGCCCAGGTCAGGGCGGCGTGCCCGTCCCAGGCGCGGGCCAGGGCGGGGA
This Anaeromyxobacter diazotrophicus DNA region includes the following protein-coding sequences:
- a CDS encoding RNA polymerase sigma factor, with translation MASDPDAALMVAFQGGDERAFRSLFEKYARPMVSFCHHFVRDQARAEELAQDVFLKVHRNAARYQPTARFKTFLYRIASNHCLNELRRGEYAGRRAVQDGGEGALEPVDPDALPGVAATPEEDAAGRALGRAVDLLLARLPEKQRAAFVLGRLEGMPYEEVAAVLETTVPAVKSLVHRATVAAAAALAPYTSAEEVAP
- a CDS encoding phospholipase, with protein sequence MPFALALLLALPALARAWDGHAALTWAALSGEPAVAAAAPTVAEPVEAFLAAEGEGLAALLEAEEAWARAHVPRYPPRPEALRFDPRGDPATARVRFLEALRVNPALPLTPHVQELPGQAGGGRPELAWPSVGTLPTPPHPGRLVFRALRAGEPVPPLEVVASASDEPDHGLDVGLFEDSGTPFGARYGYGKAPFGDPRLPFATQAPFHMGFFHEARLLTLLAPALARTFPEVRLHAFASLARFAFARGHAYWGWRFLGFGLHYAQDLTQPYHATVSPGTSALELAAVSALDAAGVHGPRQRRLERLSDLHLALEAEQGEGVWRALAAGDGADPLLAALRDRSRDAALGPYDDAAPRARLSAVANGKAARTAAALEAALAPGAPPARRAALEAVLADLLRDCGAATRSYARAALEPRPAS